In the genome of Flexistipes sinusarabici DSM 4947, one region contains:
- a CDS encoding RnfABCDGE type electron transport complex subunit G → MKDSNFKMVLILCTVAAVAAFVLSLVNMVTREKIQQEYRQEFLNGLNAILPEYDNEPDKNFSKIKDKNIYIAKNDNKTVGYAIKSISSKGYSGDIVVLVGVKPDGRINGIEILRHAETPGLGAKITEESWQKSFDNLTVNDGIAVKKDGGIIDQFSGATISPRAVCEAVEKGLKFINKNVLESDSDS, encoded by the coding sequence ATGAAAGACAGCAATTTCAAAATGGTTCTGATACTTTGTACTGTTGCCGCTGTGGCAGCTTTTGTCCTTTCACTTGTCAATATGGTAACGAGAGAAAAAATACAGCAGGAATATCGTCAGGAATTTTTAAACGGTTTAAATGCGATCCTGCCCGAATATGACAACGAACCGGACAAAAACTTTTCAAAAATTAAAGACAAAAACATTTATATTGCCAAAAATGATAATAAAACGGTAGGTTACGCGATAAAGTCGATCTCTTCAAAGGGATACTCAGGAGATATAGTAGTACTTGTCGGTGTAAAACCTGACGGCCGAATAAACGGAATAGAAATTTTAAGGCATGCAGAGACACCCGGGCTGGGGGCTAAGATAACAGAAGAATCGTGGCAGAAATCTTTCGATAATCTCACAGTTAATGACGGTATTGCAGTAAAAAAAGATGGTGGTATAATAGATCAGTTCAGCGGAGCAACAATAAGTCCGAGAGCTGTTTGTGAAGCAGTCGAAAAGGGATTGAAGTTTATAAACAAAAACGTACTGGAGTCTGATAGTGATAGCTAA
- the rsxE gene encoding electron transport complex subunit RsxE, protein MVIAKIFREGFWKNNAVFKQVLGLCPALAVTTSAINGIAMGLASTAVLLCSNFVVSLIKDIIPAKVRIPSYIVIIASFVTMVDLLMNAYVHDLHKVLGLFIPLIVVNCMIMGRAESFASSNTPFKSIVDGLGVGLGFTFALFILGGVREVLGSGSLLNFTIFPESFSPAIAMILPPGAFIALGFILFGYNYIEDKRSGGQESQTKEHCAVD, encoded by the coding sequence ATAGTGATAGCTAAAATTTTCAGGGAAGGTTTCTGGAAAAACAACGCCGTTTTTAAACAAGTGCTCGGCCTGTGCCCTGCCCTCGCTGTAACCACATCAGCGATAAACGGTATCGCAATGGGACTGGCGTCCACAGCTGTTCTTTTATGTTCCAACTTTGTCGTCTCCCTGATTAAAGATATAATTCCGGCAAAAGTTCGTATACCATCATATATTGTTATAATAGCAAGTTTTGTAACTATGGTCGATTTATTGATGAATGCTTATGTTCATGATCTTCATAAAGTTCTGGGGCTGTTTATCCCCCTTATCGTTGTAAACTGTATGATTATGGGCAGAGCTGAAAGTTTCGCATCAAGCAACACTCCTTTCAAATCAATAGTTGACGGCCTCGGCGTAGGGCTCGGTTTTACATTCGCTCTGTTCATTCTGGGTGGAGTAAGAGAGGTACTCGGAAGCGGCAGCCTCCTTAATTTTACGATTTTTCCGGAAAGTTTTTCTCCGGCAATAGCAATGATACTGCCGCCGGGAGCTTTTATAGCATTGGGTTTTATATTATTTGGCTATAATTATATTGAAGATAAAAGAAGCGGCGGGCAGGAAAGTCAAACAAAAGAACATTGTGCAGTTGACTAA
- the rsxA gene encoding electron transport complex subunit RsxA: protein MAELILLFVSAVLVNNFVLSRFLGLCPFFGVSRKLDTAIGMSFAVTFVMTVAGIITWIIQYSVLNPFGLGYLQTIVFILVIASLVQFVEIVLEKISPALYNSLGIFLPLITTNCAILGAAILNIQEGFSFIQMLVFTIGSALGFGLALIIFSGIRERVELADVPKYFRGVPIAFVTAGILALAFMGFSGLVK, encoded by the coding sequence ATGGCTGAACTGATTTTACTTTTTGTCAGCGCTGTTTTGGTAAACAACTTTGTGCTCAGCAGGTTTTTGGGGCTCTGTCCTTTTTTCGGTGTTTCAAGAAAACTGGACACTGCAATAGGGATGAGCTTTGCAGTCACATTCGTCATGACTGTGGCAGGCATTATTACATGGATTATTCAATACAGCGTACTTAATCCTTTCGGGCTGGGTTATCTGCAGACAATTGTTTTTATACTGGTTATCGCTTCACTTGTTCAGTTTGTAGAGATTGTGCTTGAGAAAATATCCCCCGCTTTATATAACAGTCTCGGCATATTTCTGCCGCTTATTACGACAAACTGCGCTATTTTGGGTGCTGCAATACTGAACATACAGGAAGGTTTTTCTTTTATCCAGATGCTTGTTTTTACAATCGGGTCGGCACTTGGTTTCGGACTTGCACTTATCATTTTCTCCGGAATAAGGGAAAGGGTTGAGCTGGCCGATGTACCGAAGTACTTCCGGGGAGTACCTATAGCATTTGTTACAGCGGGTATTCTGGCTCTTGCGTTTATGGGATTCAGCGGGCTTGTTAAATGA
- a CDS encoding RnfABCDGE type electron transport complex subunit B, with product MITPVIVLGSTGFVAGLGLFIASKKFAVEKDPKIEEVDELLPGANCGACGLPGCSSLAEAIVKGDVLPSACPVADNESVGKIAELLGIEAGTNVKHVARVKCNGGCHNSPEKYKYYGPGDCHSITMLAGGNKECIYGCVGGGSCVKACAFNAMEMGEDKIPRIFEDKCTACGMCVKACPRDIIELMPIENKFVVNCCSKDKGPETKKACSVGCIACRLCAKNCPVDAITVENNLAKIDPEICTNCGKCEEVCPMKTINNYCNHCASQS from the coding sequence ATGATTACACCTGTTATTGTACTCGGCTCCACCGGTTTTGTTGCAGGACTGGGGCTTTTCATCGCATCCAAAAAGTTTGCTGTTGAAAAGGACCCAAAAATAGAAGAAGTTGATGAACTTCTACCCGGAGCAAACTGCGGGGCTTGCGGCTTGCCCGGATGCTCATCGCTGGCAGAAGCTATTGTAAAAGGAGATGTTTTGCCATCTGCGTGTCCGGTGGCAGACAATGAGTCAGTTGGTAAAATAGCAGAACTTCTCGGTATTGAAGCAGGAACCAATGTTAAACATGTTGCAAGGGTAAAGTGCAACGGAGGATGCCACAACTCACCTGAAAAGTATAAATATTACGGTCCTGGCGACTGCCACAGTATAACCATGCTTGCCGGTGGAAACAAAGAATGTATATACGGATGTGTGGGAGGCGGCAGCTGCGTGAAGGCATGCGCCTTCAACGCTATGGAAATGGGTGAAGACAAAATCCCGCGTATTTTTGAGGATAAATGTACCGCCTGCGGGATGTGTGTAAAAGCATGCCCAAGAGATATCATTGAACTAATGCCGATTGAAAATAAATTTGTTGTAAACTGCTGTTCAAAGGATAAAGGACCGGAAACTAAAAAAGCATGCAGTGTGGGATGTATTGCCTGCAGATTGTGTGCCAAAAACTGCCCCGTTGATGCCATTACAGTGGAAAACAATCTGGCCAAAATTGATCCCGAAATATGCACAAACTGCGGAAAATGTGAAGAAGTCTGCCCAATGAAAACTATTAACAATTATTGTAATCACTGCGCCAGTCAAAGTTAA